The genomic DNA ATAAAACTGACGGAAATCCATACGTTATAATGGTTGTAGGAGTTAACGGCGTAGGAAAAACAACAACAATCGGTAAATTAGCTTGGCAATTTAAAAACGACGGTAAAAAAGTTTATCTCGGTGCTGCCGACACATTCAGAGCGGCTGCCGTTGAGCAATTAGATATTTGGGCAAAACGTATTGATGTTCCGATTATAAAACAAAAAACAGGTTCCGATCCGGCTTCTGTTGCATTTGATACTTTAAGTTCTGCAAAAACAAATAATGCCGATATTGTAATAATTGACACAGCCGGACGACTGCATAATAAAATTAACTTAATGAATGAATTAACAAAAATTAAACGTGTAATGGAAAAGATAATTCCGGGAGCACCACATGAAATTTTACTGGTATTAGACGGCTCAACAGGTCAAAATGCCTTTCAACAGGCTGAACAGTTTACCAAAGCAACAGAAGTGAATGCATTAGCCGTTACAAAATTAGACGGAACTGCAAAAGGCGGTGTTGTTATAGGAATTTCCGACCAATTTAAGATACCCGTAAAATATATCGGAATCGGTGAACAAAAAGAAGACTTACAGCTATTTGATAAAGATGAATTTGTGGATTCTTTATTTAATTAAATACATATTGCCAAAAGAAATACGGATATTTCAAACAATTGAACCGGTAACATTCTAACAAAAATAGTGTTGACATTTACCTTTCCGATATTGAAAAATACAACATTAAGTTAATCGATAAGGAAAAGACAATAACTAATTAATTTTATACCTTTTGGTATAATACCGATTGGTATAAAATAACTTTTATATTATACTTTAAATTTTTCAACTTAAATATAAATATGCCCAAAATAAATATAATTACCTTAGGTTGCTCAAAAAACATAGTTGACAGCGAAAATATAGCAACTCAAATTAACAATCAAAATATTGAATTTACTTTTGATGAGTTTAATTTTGATGCAGATACCGTTGTAATAAATACTTGCGGTTTCATTAATGATTCAAAAGAAGAATCTGTAAACACAATTCTTGAATTTGCACAAGCGAAAATTGAAGGCAAAATTAAGAACTTATATGTTATGGGCTGTTTGTCAGAAAGGTACAAAGATGAACTTAAAAAAGATATGCCCGAAGTTAATCAGTTTTTCGGAGTAAACGATATAAAAGAAATTGTAGAACAACTTGAAGTCGATTATAAAAAAGAGCTTCTCGGCGAACGAGTTATTTCAACACCAAAACATTTTGCATACCTTAAAATATCGGAAGGCTGCGACAGAACTTGTGCGTTTTGTGCCATTCCGCTTATCAGAGGAAAGCATATTTCTGTTTCGCAAGAATTATTAATCAGTCAAGCTGAGAACTTGGCAAAAAAAGGCGTAAAAGAACTTATTTTAATTGCTCAAGACCTATCCTACTACGGTATTGACATTTACAAAAAACAAAAACTTCCCGAACTGGTTAAAAAACTGTCGGAAGTTAAAGAAATTGAGATTATAAGGTTGCATTATGCGTATCCGGCAAACTTTCCGGAAGACATTTTGCGAGTTATGCGAGAACAAAAAAATGTTGCAAAATATCTTGATATTCCGTTTCAACACATAAGCGATAATGTTTTAGCAAAGATGAAACGCAGACATGATAAGGAGCTGACAATAAACCTTATAAGCAAGATAAGAAAAGAAGTTCCCGGCATTGCAATTCGAACTACTTTGCTTGTGGGGCATCCTGGTGAAACCGAAAAGGACTTTGAAGAATTAAAAGAGTTTGTAAAAAAAATGCGTTTTGACAGACTCGGAGTTTTTACATATTCGGAAGAGGAAGACACATATGGAGGTAATAATTATAATGATGACGTTCCGGAGGAAATAAAACAAAAACGTGCCGATGAAATAATGGAAATTCAGCAACAAATTTCTTATGAAATAAATCAAGAAAAAATAGGCAAAACTTTCAAAGTAATTATTGACAAAGAAACCGAAGAATACTATGTAGGCAGAACTGAATTTGATTCGCCTGAAGTTGATAACGAAGTTTTAATAAGCAAAACAGAAGAACTTAAAAAAGGTGAGATTTATTCCGTTAAAATAATTTCTGCGGAAGATTTTGATTTATACGGTAAATTAAACCATAAAAAAAAGCCGATTTAAATATCGACTTTACACAGTTTTCGAGATAAATGCTTAAACCATTTGATTAATTATTATTTAATCTTATCCAATTTTACCGTAAAATGCCTCATAATAGATGCTTCTTCCAAAATTTTTAAACCGTGTTTTGCTTCGTGTCTTGTGTCAAATATTTTTTTAC from Bacteroidales bacterium includes the following:
- the ftsY gene encoding signal recognition particle-docking protein FtsY — translated: MAIFGKLSKNKKESLNKGLEKTKESVFKKLSRAVAGKSKVDDEFLDNLEEILISSDVGVDTTLKIIDRLEERVAKNKFFGVQELNLLLKEEIARLLSENEAETNLKWNKTDGNPYVIMVVGVNGVGKTTTIGKLAWQFKNDGKKVYLGAADTFRAAAVEQLDIWAKRIDVPIIKQKTGSDPASVAFDTLSSAKTNNADIVIIDTAGRLHNKINLMNELTKIKRVMEKIIPGAPHEILLVLDGSTGQNAFQQAEQFTKATEVNALAVTKLDGTAKGGVVIGISDQFKIPVKYIGIGEQKEDLQLFDKDEFVDSLFN
- the rimO gene encoding 30S ribosomal protein S12 methylthiotransferase RimO — translated: MPKINIITLGCSKNIVDSENIATQINNQNIEFTFDEFNFDADTVVINTCGFINDSKEESVNTILEFAQAKIEGKIKNLYVMGCLSERYKDELKKDMPEVNQFFGVNDIKEIVEQLEVDYKKELLGERVISTPKHFAYLKISEGCDRTCAFCAIPLIRGKHISVSQELLISQAENLAKKGVKELILIAQDLSYYGIDIYKKQKLPELVKKLSEVKEIEIIRLHYAYPANFPEDILRVMREQKNVAKYLDIPFQHISDNVLAKMKRRHDKELTINLISKIRKEVPGIAIRTTLLVGHPGETEKDFEELKEFVKKMRFDRLGVFTYSEEEDTYGGNNYNDDVPEEIKQKRADEIMEIQQQISYEINQEKIGKTFKVIIDKETEEYYVGRTEFDSPEVDNEVLISKTEELKKGEIYSVKIISAEDFDLYGKLNHKKKPI